The nucleotide window CCTTACTGGCTACGCTGGGGCTGGACCAGGCGCCTGAAGAAATGACGCTGATGGGAATCCGGGTGATGCGCTTCTGCACCGAGCGCGGATGCCAATAGTTCCTGTCAGTTCGGCAAACTCACGGCCCGGTCATTGCGCGACGAGGTCTGTCCCTCTGTCCAATGGCGGCTCCGGAATGCCAGACTGCTGGCTTCCGGCCCTCTCCGGTCTGGCGCGACCACTGCCTCCATGATCATGCATTCCCCCTCCGGTCGCTGGAAGCTTGGTCTGGCATTGGCCATCGCCACCGCCTTGATGTGGGCCACGCTGCCGGTGGCGCTGAAGCTGGCGCTGGAGGTCGTGGACGCCTACACCCTGACCTGGTTCCGCTTCCTGTTTGCGACGGTGGCGCTGGGCGCATTCATGGCCTTGCGCGGTCAGTTCAGGCAGTTCTCCGGGCTGTCGCGTAACAGCTGGCTGTTGCTGACCATCGCCGCGGTGGGCCTGATCGGCAATTACCTCGGCTATCTGCTGGGGCTGAATTACACGACACCGGCGAACGCACAGCTGTTGATCCAGCTGGCGCCGCTGCTGATGGCGGCTGGCGGCGTGATCGTCTTCAAGGAGCAGCTGCGGCCCGCACAATGGCTGGGCTACGGTGCGGTCGCGTTGGGTCTGCTGCTGTTCTTCCTCGAGCAACGTGGACGCGCCGCCGAGCCGGTCAGTTTTTCCTTCGGAGCCAGCCTGATTCTCGGCGCCGCCGGCAGTTGGGCGATCTATGCGCTGGCACAGAAGCAGCTGTTGCGACGGCTCGATT belongs to Rhodanobacteraceae bacterium and includes:
- a CDS encoding DMT family transporter produces the protein MHSPSGRWKLGLALAIATALMWATLPVALKLALEVVDAYTLTWFRFLFATVALGAFMALRGQFRQFSGLSRNSWLLLTIAAVGLIGNYLGYLLGLNYTTPANAQLLIQLAPLLMAAGGVIVFKEQLRPAQWLGYGAVALGLLLFFLEQRGRAAEPVSFSFGASLILGAAGSWAIYALAQKQLLRRLDSQAVLWVIYASAAVVLLPLAQPRHLLHVDGLHWFAIIYCAVNTIGAYGAFAEALAHWEASRVSAILALTPLLTVATVSMGAAFVPGLIAPERIGVLGWTGALAVVGGSAAVSLLGRRRPLA